The Sporocytophaga myxococcoides genome contains a region encoding:
- a CDS encoding DUF72 domain-containing protein: MLEKKGKIFVGTSGWHYKHWIGKFYPEKMASKDLLAYYDSFFETLELNNSFYKLPTSEQFSVWYNNTPKGFLFSIKASRYITHIKRLNMPTEGIKKLIDSISALEEKLGPILFQLPPNMKLNIERLEEFISYLPSGFRYTFEFRHPSWYNEEVYELLKKNNCAFCIYELNHHMSPVITTADFVYIRLHGPEEKYSGDYSKKQLNEWAESCKNWLADGKDVFIYFDNDQNAYAPFNALYLKERLQKGKKKHVKPNYSDA, from the coding sequence ATGTTAGAAAAAAAAGGGAAAATTTTTGTAGGTACTTCAGGCTGGCACTATAAACATTGGATAGGAAAATTTTATCCGGAAAAAATGGCATCTAAAGATTTGTTGGCTTATTACGACAGTTTTTTTGAGACCCTGGAATTAAATAATTCCTTTTACAAACTTCCCACATCAGAGCAATTTTCAGTCTGGTATAATAACACGCCTAAGGGATTTTTATTCAGTATTAAAGCAAGCAGATACATTACTCATATCAAACGTCTCAATATGCCCACTGAAGGTATAAAGAAACTTATTGACAGCATTTCAGCTCTGGAAGAAAAACTTGGCCCTATTCTATTTCAACTTCCTCCGAATATGAAATTGAATATTGAAAGGTTAGAAGAATTCATCAGTTACCTTCCTTCAGGGTTCAGATATACATTTGAGTTTCGCCACCCTTCGTGGTATAATGAAGAAGTATATGAACTATTGAAAAAGAACAATTGTGCCTTTTGTATTTATGAGCTAAATCATCATATGTCTCCTGTGATTACAACGGCCGATTTTGTTTATATAAGATTGCATGGTCCGGAAGAAAAATACTCCGGGGATTATTCCAAAAAGCAACTTAATGAATGGGCTGAAAGCTGTAAAAACTGGTTGGCCGATGGAAAAGATGTTTTTATATATTTTGATAATGACCAAAATGCTTACGCACCCTTTAACGCCCTTTATCTGAAAGAAAGATTACAGAAAGGGAAAAAGAAACATGTAAAACCTAATTATAGCGATGCATAA
- a CDS encoding transmembrane 220 family protein yields the protein MRKNNLTGTIPSLWGFLFIGFAIVQLNDQDPFIWISIYSFAALICFYSGIKRIHSLILMLFASLFAAGCIYLWPPVYEGIAMPMDYSSNIELAREAMGLLICAVAMINLIVLNWIFMRRIKMAKKRVH from the coding sequence ATGAGAAAGAACAATTTAACAGGGACTATCCCTTCATTATGGGGGTTCCTATTCATCGGTTTTGCCATTGTTCAGTTAAATGATCAGGATCCTTTTATATGGATTTCTATCTACTCATTCGCAGCTTTAATATGTTTCTATTCTGGAATAAAAAGAATTCATTCACTGATATTAATGTTATTCGCCTCTTTATTTGCTGCTGGTTGCATTTATTTATGGCCTCCTGTATATGAAGGCATAGCAATGCCTATGGACTACAGCTCCAATATAGAATTGGCAAGGGAAGCTATGGGTCTTCTGATTTGTGCGGTAGCCATGATAAACCTCATTGTCCTTAACTGGATTTTCATGAGAAGAATAAAGATGGCTAAAAAAAGAGTTCACTAA
- a CDS encoding EboA domain-containing protein, producing MEKTFSIQEVKAARYFIEKKIALFITEDQYKWYIEQIEKVRSGVYRNIYFAFSKVSTVFGKRILDLNENDLIEAVIIRKGWNPSFWTVSEFIRINMLMELTFLSGEEFLNLIKNIFGTADLDERVAILKGLPIMPYQSRLTEIASEGVRSNSKLLFEAIALNNPYPCDFFTESQWNQMVLKAAFIDSPISDVFGLERRANAALSDMSIDLVHERKAAGREITPEIWRIIAPFLSIDHLDDVKALFNDNNVLNQETAALACYISNTEEAILMLLEYRPDLHTKMMDNELSWQDITNKWNKKKLQEL from the coding sequence ATGGAAAAAACTTTTTCTATACAGGAAGTAAAGGCCGCCAGGTACTTTATAGAAAAAAAAATTGCTCTTTTTATTACCGAAGATCAATATAAATGGTACATAGAGCAGATTGAAAAGGTAAGATCAGGAGTTTACAGAAATATTTATTTTGCTTTCAGTAAAGTATCAACAGTCTTTGGTAAACGCATACTTGATTTAAATGAGAATGATCTGATAGAAGCGGTTATAATTCGAAAAGGCTGGAATCCTTCTTTCTGGACTGTTTCTGAGTTTATAAGGATAAACATGCTGATGGAACTTACTTTTCTGAGTGGGGAAGAATTTCTTAATCTGATTAAAAATATTTTTGGTACTGCTGATCTTGATGAGCGGGTAGCAATATTAAAAGGCTTGCCTATTATGCCTTATCAAAGCAGATTGACTGAAATTGCTTCCGAAGGAGTGCGTTCAAATTCCAAACTGCTATTTGAAGCTATCGCCCTGAACAATCCCTATCCTTGTGACTTCTTTACTGAATCACAATGGAATCAGATGGTACTAAAGGCAGCTTTCATAGATAGTCCAATCAGCGATGTATTTGGTTTGGAAAGACGTGCCAATGCTGCTCTTTCTGATATGTCAATCGATCTCGTACATGAAAGAAAAGCGGCAGGAAGGGAAATCACTCCTGAGATCTGGAGAATCATAGCTCCATTCCTTTCAATAGATCATCTTGACGATGTAAAGGCTTTGTTTAATGATAACAATGTATTAAATCAGGAGACTGCAGCATTGGCTTGCTATATAAGCAATACAGAGGAAGCTATTCTAATGTTGCTTGAGTACAGACCTGATCTGCATACAAAGATGATGGATAATGAATTGTCCTGGCAGGATATCACCAATAAGTGGAATAAAAAGAAATTACAGGAGTTGTAA
- a CDS encoding TatD family hydrolase, giving the protein MRRFIDPHVHMVSRTTDDYQRMAEAGIVAVIEPSFWVGQPRTEAGSFKDYFSGLIGWERFRASQFGIMHYCTIGLNSKEANNQQLAESVMNILPLFLCKERVVGVGEIGYDEQTPLEEKYFRQQLILSKETLLPVQIHTPHRNKKRGTLRSMQVCLEHKIDPSWVLIDHNNEETIKDVLDHGFWAAFTIYPNTKMGNERMVEIVKKYGSERIIINSAADWGISDPLAVPKTALLMEEKGISSTDIDKVCYLNALRFFALSGKIRESDWLNTEENIENTYNGNSVLRGDQKLKKVDRRSLPKNDSSNTIV; this is encoded by the coding sequence ATGAGAAGATTTATTGATCCCCATGTCCACATGGTTTCAAGGACTACCGATGATTATCAGAGAATGGCTGAAGCAGGAATAGTTGCTGTCATTGAACCTTCTTTCTGGGTAGGACAGCCACGTACTGAAGCAGGTTCTTTTAAAGATTATTTTAGTGGACTTATTGGCTGGGAAAGATTTCGCGCAAGTCAATTCGGGATCATGCACTATTGCACAATAGGTCTTAATTCAAAGGAAGCCAATAATCAGCAGTTGGCTGAATCTGTTATGAACATTCTACCTTTGTTCTTGTGTAAAGAAAGGGTTGTGGGAGTGGGGGAAATCGGATATGATGAACAAACTCCATTGGAAGAAAAATATTTCAGACAACAGTTGATTTTATCTAAAGAGACTTTGTTGCCTGTACAAATTCACACCCCTCACAGAAATAAAAAAAGAGGTACTTTAAGAAGTATGCAGGTTTGTCTTGAACATAAAATTGATCCTTCATGGGTCCTGATTGATCATAACAATGAGGAGACAATAAAGGATGTATTGGATCATGGATTCTGGGCTGCTTTTACCATTTATCCGAATACGAAAATGGGAAATGAAAGAATGGTGGAAATTGTAAAAAAATATGGCAGTGAAAGAATCATTATTAACAGCGCAGCGGATTGGGGGATAAGCGATCCATTAGCTGTTCCCAAAACTGCCTTGTTAATGGAAGAAAAAGGTATTTCTTCAACAGACATCGATAAAGTCTGTTATCTCAATGCTCTCCGTTTTTTTGCTCTGAGCGGAAAAATTAGGGAGTCCGATTGGTTAAATACTGAAGAAAATATTGAGAATACTTACAATGGTAATTCAGTATTGAGGGGAGATCAGAAGCTGAAAAAAGTTGATCGAAGGTCTTTGCCAAAAAATGATAGTTCAAATACAATTGTCTGA
- the eboC gene encoding UbiA-like protein EboC (EboC, a homolog the polyprenyltransferase UbiA, belongs to system of proteins involved in the trafficking of precursor metabolites to an extracytoplasmic compartment so that the biosynthesis of certain natural products, such as scytonemin, can be completed.), translated as MGKLQAYLTIARPANLLSSAADVMNGAFIATSSLALFDDNSLLWKALMLVLSTACLYAGGIVFNDVYDYDIDRIERPERMIPSGKLTITEAKRFGICLFFFGVFFALMVSFSSAALALCIVISAFTYNAKAKHSIVYGPLMMGICRGLNMLLGISIVSNSIIQHLYLALVPLFYIIGITLISKCEAGRIKKRILDAGFFFYLLACSGLITILFIKEFSLLSILPFLFGFLLLTSIPIIKMQVKVNYGVIRQAVKNGIIGIILLDATLTAGYAGPEFALAILALLPMSIALSRYFAVT; from the coding sequence ATGGGAAAGTTACAGGCATATTTAACAATCGCGAGACCTGCCAATCTGTTGTCGTCTGCTGCCGATGTTATGAACGGTGCATTCATTGCGACCTCTTCATTAGCTTTGTTTGACGATAATTCTTTGTTGTGGAAGGCTTTGATGCTTGTGTTATCCACAGCATGCCTTTATGCTGGAGGAATTGTATTTAACGATGTCTATGATTATGACATAGACAGAATAGAACGTCCTGAAAGAATGATTCCGAGCGGAAAACTTACAATTACCGAAGCAAAAAGGTTTGGCATTTGTCTTTTCTTTTTTGGTGTTTTCTTTGCATTGATGGTTTCGTTCTCCAGTGCTGCTTTGGCCCTTTGTATCGTGATTTCAGCCTTTACTTATAATGCCAAAGCTAAGCATTCTATTGTCTATGGTCCTTTAATGATGGGCATCTGCCGAGGTTTAAATATGTTGCTGGGAATTTCGATTGTGAGCAACAGCATTATTCAACATCTTTATCTGGCATTAGTACCCTTGTTTTATATCATTGGTATTACATTAATAAGTAAATGTGAAGCAGGAAGAATTAAGAAACGTATTCTGGATGCAGGATTCTTTTTTTATCTCCTTGCCTGTTCAGGTTTGATTACAATACTCTTTATAAAAGAATTTTCATTACTAAGTATATTGCCATTTTTGTTCGGCTTTCTGCTGCTTACTTCCATACCAATTATAAAAATGCAGGTGAAAGTCAACTATGGAGTAATCAGACAGGCAGTTAAAAACGGTATAATCGGAATAATCCTTTTGGATGCTACTCTGACCGCAGGATATGCCGGACCAGAGTTTGCTCTTGCCATATTGGCGCTGCTGCCAATGTCTATTGCTCTATCCAGATACTTTGCTGTTACCTGA
- a CDS encoding 3-dehydroquinate synthase, whose protein sequence is MKSLQQSFLVPFTYSVFFTEDIFEERNHILKGLINKSPDEKVLVIYDENVLCKSDNLLADTNQYFEKNLPGQLTEVMILPGGEAIKNETGRVNEILEAIERGKLSRHSYIIVVGGGALLDLAGYAASIAHRGIRLIRIPTTVLAQNDSGVGVKNSVNYFNKKNFLGCFAPPYAVINDRKFLMTLEQRDWIAGIAEAIKVSLIKDEEFFYFILSNASSLVAKDQDIMQELIYRCAELHMQHIGGDDPFERGSSRPLDFGHWAAHKLEQMDMYQIRHGEAVAVGIVLDVTISYLRNYISQKSWYQIFDCINQCGFKDIIATYLPFLITNYLELEKGLHEFREHLGGKLTIMLLAAIGKGIEVGTIEGEEILRSLKYANSYYPKNEISQL, encoded by the coding sequence ATGAAAAGTTTGCAGCAATCATTCTTAGTCCCTTTTACCTATAGTGTATTTTTTACAGAAGATATATTCGAGGAAAGAAATCATATTCTGAAAGGATTAATTAATAAGTCCCCAGACGAAAAGGTATTAGTGATATATGATGAAAATGTTCTTTGTAAAAGCGATAATTTATTAGCAGATACTAATCAATATTTTGAAAAAAACCTTCCCGGACAGCTTACGGAAGTTATGATTCTTCCCGGTGGTGAGGCAATAAAAAATGAAACAGGGAGAGTTAATGAAATCCTTGAAGCGATTGAGAGGGGAAAGTTATCAAGACATTCTTACATAATTGTAGTTGGTGGTGGTGCCTTACTGGACCTTGCTGGATATGCTGCTTCAATTGCCCATAGAGGCATTCGTCTGATAAGAATTCCAACTACCGTTCTTGCTCAGAACGATTCGGGTGTGGGAGTGAAGAACAGTGTGAATTATTTTAATAAGAAAAATTTTCTCGGATGTTTTGCTCCACCTTACGCTGTCATCAATGATAGAAAGTTTCTCATGACATTGGAACAACGTGACTGGATTGCCGGTATTGCTGAGGCTATTAAAGTCTCATTAATAAAAGATGAAGAGTTTTTTTATTTCATATTGAGTAATGCTTCTTCTCTTGTTGCAAAGGATCAGGATATAATGCAGGAGTTAATATACAGGTGTGCGGAACTTCATATGCAGCACATTGGTGGAGATGATCCCTTTGAGAGAGGCTCTTCTCGCCCATTAGACTTTGGACATTGGGCTGCTCATAAGCTTGAACAGATGGATATGTATCAGATAAGACATGGAGAAGCAGTAGCAGTAGGTATAGTTCTGGATGTGACAATCTCTTATCTCAGAAACTATATATCTCAGAAAAGCTGGTATCAAATATTTGACTGTATCAATCAATGCGGGTTTAAAGATATAATAGCTACTTACCTTCCGTTTCTAATCACCAATTATCTTGAATTGGAAAAAGGATTACATGAGTTTAGAGAACACCTTGGGGGAAAGCTGACGATTATGCTACTTGCCGCTATTGGAAAAGGAATTGAGGTAGGGACGATTGAAGGTGAAGAAATTTTACGAAGCTTAAAATATGCAAATTCATATTACCCAAAAAATGAAATAAGCCAGTTATGA
- the eboE gene encoding metabolite traffic protein EboE encodes MTFKKGFHLTYCTNIHPGETWEETFGNLKEYLPSIKEKVNPGRPFGIGLRLSDIAARELLANDNLFRFRQWLEVNGFYVFTINGFPYGGFHRTIVKDKVHLPDWNSRERIEYTVRLIKILNFLLPQGIEGGISTSPVSYRHWFKTNEQMDHIFRKASFHFAVITEYLIQLKSESGKIIHLDIEPEPDGIIEDTRGMINFYNNWLLPGAIKYFSEVKNMSAHEAEAAIREHIKVCFDVCHSSVLFESPAEMLALYKKEKIGIGKIQISAALKFRPSGLDHKELTNKLKSISDKIYLHQVVGRHQKEMKRYKDLPDMINDNNYGSCEEWRIHYHVPLFVSNYGILESTQSDILDVFQLLQHQSVTNVLEIETYTWSVLPEEVKIDLTESIVGEFKWVLDNLKVQYQNLWIK; translated from the coding sequence ATGACTTTTAAGAAAGGCTTTCATCTTACATATTGCACCAATATACATCCTGGAGAAACCTGGGAAGAGACTTTCGGAAATCTGAAAGAATATCTTCCTTCAATCAAAGAGAAGGTTAATCCTGGAAGGCCATTTGGGATCGGTTTGCGTCTGTCTGATATAGCGGCAAGAGAATTGTTAGCAAATGATAATCTCTTCAGATTTCGTCAGTGGCTGGAAGTTAACGGCTTCTATGTATTTACTATTAATGGCTTTCCCTATGGAGGCTTTCATAGAACCATTGTGAAAGATAAAGTACATCTGCCTGATTGGAATTCTCGTGAACGTATTGAGTATACAGTCCGCTTGATTAAAATTCTGAACTTTCTTCTACCTCAAGGAATAGAAGGAGGAATCTCAACTTCTCCCGTTTCTTACAGGCATTGGTTTAAAACCAATGAGCAAATGGACCACATATTCAGAAAGGCAAGCTTTCATTTTGCGGTAATAACGGAATACCTGATACAGTTGAAGAGTGAAAGTGGAAAAATAATTCACCTCGATATAGAACCTGAGCCAGATGGTATTATTGAAGATACCAGAGGGATGATTAATTTTTACAACAACTGGCTCCTTCCTGGAGCAATAAAGTATTTTTCTGAAGTGAAAAATATGAGTGCCCACGAGGCAGAGGCTGCAATCAGAGAACACATTAAGGTTTGTTTTGATGTATGTCATTCTTCAGTGCTCTTTGAAAGCCCCGCTGAAATGCTCGCTTTATATAAGAAAGAAAAAATAGGTATTGGTAAGATCCAGATAAGTGCTGCATTAAAGTTCCGTCCTTCAGGATTAGATCATAAAGAACTAACCAATAAGCTCAAATCTATAAGTGATAAGATTTACCTTCATCAGGTCGTGGGAAGACATCAAAAGGAAATGAAGAGATATAAGGATTTACCCGATATGATTAATGACAATAATTATGGATCATGCGAAGAATGGAGAATCCATTATCATGTACCTCTTTTTGTATCCAATTATGGAATACTTGAATCAACTCAGAGTGATATATTAGATGTATTTCAATTACTGCAACATCAATCTGTCACTAATGTACTTGAGATAGAAACATATACCTGGAGTGTTTTGCCTGAAGAAGTTAAAATTGATTTGACGGAATCAATTGTAGGTGAATTTAAGTGGGTACTTGACAATTTGAAAGTTCAATATCAGAATTTATGGATAAAGTAG
- a CDS encoding alkaline phosphatase family protein, with translation MDKVVVINLVALSSKLLGDSTPFLKEWSSGKKAVPVRPAFPAVTCTAQSNYLTGKTPSEHGIVGNGWYSHDDCEIKFWKQSNKLVQSEKIWDVAKKIDPNFTCANMFWWYNMYSSADISVTPRPQYHADGKKLPDIYSNPSNLRDYLQKKLGTFPLFNFWGPNTSIKSSNWIAEASMLVDGIFNPTLTLIYLPHLDYCLQQYGPDDSRCKANLKEIDELCKRLINFYERRGAKVNVVSEYSITNVSNPIHINRILRENGYLKLREESGRELLDAGASKAFAVADHQIAHVYINDLSIKEGVKKLLTSFKGIDVVLNGLDKELLNIDHVRAGDLIAVADKDSWFSYYYWMEDQKAPDFARTVEIHKKPGYDPVELFFNPETKFIKTKAAFKLLKKKMGFRTLMDFIPLDARLIKGSHGRVPESKSEWPLLITREDYKCPEIIESTGVYRVLLDQVFSEVPYL, from the coding sequence ATGGATAAAGTAGTTGTAATTAACCTTGTAGCTTTGTCTTCAAAGTTGCTTGGAGATTCTACTCCTTTTTTGAAGGAGTGGTCCTCCGGAAAAAAAGCAGTGCCTGTTAGACCAGCATTTCCTGCAGTTACATGTACCGCTCAAAGTAATTATTTAACAGGTAAAACTCCCTCGGAGCATGGTATTGTCGGGAATGGGTGGTATAGTCATGATGATTGCGAAATAAAGTTCTGGAAACAATCCAATAAACTTGTCCAGTCTGAAAAGATTTGGGATGTAGCAAAAAAGATTGATCCTAATTTTACATGTGCCAATATGTTCTGGTGGTACAATATGTATTCATCTGCTGACATTTCCGTAACTCCGAGACCACAGTATCATGCCGATGGAAAAAAACTACCTGATATTTACTCTAATCCTTCAAACCTGAGAGATTACCTGCAAAAGAAACTGGGTACATTTCCTCTTTTTAATTTCTGGGGGCCTAATACTTCTATAAAGTCGAGTAATTGGATTGCTGAAGCTTCCATGCTTGTTGATGGTATATTTAATCCAACCCTTACCTTAATATATCTGCCTCATTTGGACTATTGCCTTCAGCAATATGGACCTGACGATTCCAGGTGTAAAGCAAACCTAAAGGAAATAGACGAATTATGTAAAAGGCTGATTAATTTCTATGAAAGAAGAGGAGCGAAAGTGAATGTTGTTTCTGAATATTCCATTACGAATGTTTCCAATCCTATTCATATTAATAGAATTTTAAGGGAAAATGGATATCTGAAATTGAGAGAGGAGAGTGGTCGGGAGCTCTTGGATGCGGGAGCTTCCAAAGCTTTTGCAGTAGCGGATCATCAGATTGCACATGTTTATATTAACGATTTATCCATTAAAGAAGGTGTTAAAAAGTTACTTACATCATTCAAAGGTATTGATGTTGTTTTAAACGGACTGGATAAGGAACTTTTAAATATCGATCATGTAAGAGCTGGGGATTTAATTGCAGTTGCAGATAAGGACTCGTGGTTTTCATATTACTATTGGATGGAAGATCAAAAAGCACCTGACTTTGCCAGAACTGTAGAAATACATAAAAAACCAGGTTATGATCCTGTTGAATTGTTTTTTAATCCTGAAACAAAATTTATTAAAACCAAGGCAGCGTTTAAATTACTGAAGAAAAAAATGGGCTTCAGAACACTTATGGATTTTATTCCACTTGACGCAAGATTAATTAAAGGGTCACATGGAAGAGTTCCTGAGTCTAAGAGCGAATGGCCCTTGCTGATAACCAGAGAAGATTATAAATGTCCTGAAATTATTGAAAGTACGGGAGTGTATAGGGTATTATTAGATCAGGTTTTTTCTGAGGTTCCTTATCTATAG
- a CDS encoding SulP family inorganic anion transporter translates to MSLLHNLSKQISANAKYDIPSGIVVFVVALPLCLGIALASKAPLFAGIIAGIVGGLVVALLSGSPLSVSGPAAGLTVIVLNAITEVGYNAFLVGVLIAGSVQIILGFIKAGSISLLFPSSVIRGMLAAIGIILILKQIPHAIGYDVDYEGDLSFEQFDKENTFSELLRAYQSLNKGAIIISVLSLLVMVFWNKITKGFLKSIPAPLIVVVIGSLLNILFVEKIPTLALSKEHLVLIPEIKGLDSLKELLIFPDFGEVTNFKVWKIGLTLAVVASIETLLSIEAVDKLDPLKRHTPTNRELKAQGVGNILSGIMGGLPMTAVIVRGTANVSAGARSKLSSFYHGLFLLLCVIFFHEILNRIPLAALAAILLVIGYKLTNIGLYKAIFKNGVEQFVPFISTILAIVVTDLLKGIIVGIIVAIVFILRRNLKLAYSCSMKEDEHTKVMRLDLAEEVSFLNKASIMTMLRNIPDYSKVIIDGSKAKYIDYDVIEILNDFKITAKTRGVDLQIENIKESYDIGYKNEK, encoded by the coding sequence ATGAGTTTATTACATAATCTTTCAAAACAAATATCTGCTAATGCAAAATATGATATTCCATCTGGTATAGTGGTTTTTGTAGTTGCATTACCTCTTTGTCTTGGTATTGCTTTGGCTTCAAAAGCACCACTTTTTGCAGGTATCATAGCAGGTATAGTAGGAGGGCTTGTAGTTGCGTTGCTGAGCGGCTCTCCTCTAAGTGTAAGCGGGCCAGCAGCAGGACTTACTGTTATAGTTCTTAATGCTATCACGGAGGTGGGGTACAACGCTTTTCTGGTAGGAGTATTAATTGCGGGTTCAGTACAGATTATTTTAGGATTTATAAAAGCAGGTTCAATCAGTCTTTTATTCCCATCATCAGTGATTAGAGGAATGTTGGCTGCAATAGGTATTATACTTATCCTTAAACAAATTCCGCATGCAATTGGCTATGATGTGGATTATGAAGGCGATCTGTCATTTGAGCAGTTTGATAAGGAAAATACTTTTTCAGAACTTTTAAGGGCTTATCAGTCTTTGAATAAAGGTGCCATTATCATATCTGTTCTGTCGCTTCTTGTGATGGTTTTCTGGAATAAAATCACCAAGGGCTTTTTAAAATCAATTCCAGCTCCTTTAATAGTGGTAGTAATAGGCTCTTTATTAAATATCCTGTTTGTAGAAAAAATTCCTACCCTGGCTTTAAGTAAAGAACATCTTGTCTTAATTCCGGAAATAAAAGGTTTGGATTCTCTTAAAGAACTTTTAATATTTCCTGATTTCGGCGAGGTTACAAATTTTAAAGTATGGAAAATTGGACTAACTCTGGCTGTGGTAGCAAGTATTGAAACACTACTTAGTATTGAGGCTGTCGATAAACTGGATCCCTTAAAAAGACATACACCAACGAATAGGGAGCTCAAAGCGCAGGGAGTAGGAAATATCCTTTCAGGTATCATGGGTGGTTTACCTATGACAGCCGTTATTGTAAGAGGAACAGCCAACGTATCAGCCGGTGCTAGATCAAAGCTCTCCTCTTTTTACCATGGTTTATTCCTTTTGCTGTGTGTTATATTTTTTCATGAAATCTTAAACAGGATCCCACTGGCAGCACTGGCTGCGATACTTCTTGTAATTGGATATAAGCTTACTAATATAGGGTTGTACAAAGCTATTTTTAAAAATGGTGTAGAACAGTTTGTTCCTTTTATATCGACAATCCTTGCAATAGTAGTAACAGACCTTTTAAAAGGTATAATAGTAGGCATCATTGTCGCTATTGTATTTATACTTAGACGGAATTTGAAACTTGCTTATTCCTGTTCTATGAAGGAGGATGAACATACAAAAGTTATGAGACTTGATCTCGCAGAAGAAGTTTCTTTCCTGAATAAAGCAAGTATTATGACTATGCTCCGAAATATTCCTGATTATTCAAAAGTTATTATTGATGGTTCGAAGGCGAAGTATATCGATTATGATGTGATCGAGATATTGAATGACTTTAAAATAACTGCTAAAACCAGAGGGGTGGACTTGCAGATAGAAAATATTAAAGAGAGTTATGATATAGGATATAAAAACGAAAAGTAG
- a CDS encoding MBL fold metallo-hydrolase, with the protein MIISFLGTGTSQGIPVIGCDCEVCSSLDFRDKRFRSSIHIQTEDQSIVVDTGPDFRTQALRQRIKKLDAVLITHAHKDHTAGLDDIRAYNYFQKRDMPVYGRMATLEQLKKEFSYAFTEFKYPGVPELTLIEIENKPFSIGKTEIMPIEVMHYKMPVFGFRIKDFTYITDANYISDPELEKVKGTKVLILNALQKQEHISHFNLEQALQVVAKIRPQKAYFTHIAHKMGLHKSVESELPANVHLAYDGLDIDMSLF; encoded by the coding sequence TTGATCATTTCATTTCTGGGTACCGGTACATCTCAGGGCATACCTGTAATTGGCTGCGATTGCGAGGTATGCTCTTCTCTTGATTTCAGAGACAAAAGATTCAGATCTTCAATTCATATTCAAACGGAGGATCAAAGCATTGTAGTAGATACCGGCCCGGATTTCAGAACACAGGCTTTAAGACAAAGAATAAAGAAACTGGATGCAGTTTTAATAACCCACGCACATAAAGACCATACAGCAGGTCTTGACGATATCAGGGCTTACAATTACTTTCAGAAAAGGGACATGCCGGTATATGGCAGAATGGCCACTCTGGAGCAGTTGAAAAAGGAATTTTCTTATGCCTTCACCGAATTTAAATACCCGGGTGTACCTGAATTAACGCTTATTGAAATAGAAAATAAACCATTCAGCATCGGGAAAACAGAAATTATGCCAATAGAGGTAATGCATTACAAAATGCCAGTCTTTGGTTTTCGAATAAAGGACTTTACTTATATTACCGATGCTAATTATATTTCCGATCCGGAACTTGAAAAAGTAAAGGGGACCAAGGTTTTAATTCTGAATGCTCTTCAGAAACAGGAACATATATCCCACTTTAACCTTGAGCAGGCTTTACAAGTAGTTGCTAAAATAAGACCTCAAAAAGCATACTTTACTCATATAGCCCATAAAATGGGATTACACAAAAGTGTAGAGAGTGAACTGCCAGCAAATGTTCATTTAGCTTATGACGGATTGGATATTGATATGAGCTTATTTTAA
- a CDS encoding response regulator: protein MSTYKKVLIAEDSSVIQNLTKKILEFQNYKISSVKNGKDVLKAVESENYDIILMDINMPLMDGMTCAKEIRKNPDAIKAKVPIVAITGNAKNYSDKDFVDAGINEYLQKPLDFDKLVETVKKWTL from the coding sequence ATGAGCACTTACAAGAAAGTTCTTATTGCCGAGGACAGTTCGGTCATTCAAAACCTGACCAAAAAAATCCTGGAATTTCAGAATTACAAAATTTCAAGCGTAAAAAACGGAAAAGACGTATTAAAAGCTGTTGAATCAGAGAATTACGACATAATTTTGATGGATATAAACATGCCACTTATGGATGGTATGACTTGCGCTAAAGAAATCAGGAAAAACCCTGATGCTATAAAAGCAAAAGTGCCGATTGTGGCTATAACAGGGAATGCTAAAAACTATAGTGATAAAGATTTTGTTGATGCCGGAATAAATGAGTATCTTCAGAAACCACTCGATTTCGACAAACTGGTCGAAACCGTGAAAAAATGGACTTTATAA